The following coding sequences are from one Candidatus Neomarinimicrobiota bacterium window:
- the nrdR gene encoding transcriptional repressor NrdR, whose protein sequence is MRCVYCDSADTKVVDSRAVQSDNAIRRRRECESCSKRFTTYEYIENTPVMVVKNDGRRETYARQKVEKAIQIACNKRPVSLEQIFSIINDVELELGNLGRREVPVKVIGETIMKKLKSIDEIAFVRFASVYKKYKDTQEFISEIHRMN, encoded by the coding sequence ATGAGATGTGTCTATTGTGATTCGGCGGATACTAAAGTCGTTGATTCACGGGCGGTTCAAAGCGATAACGCCATCCGGCGCAGACGCGAATGCGAATCGTGTTCAAAGCGCTTTACAACTTATGAATATATAGAGAACACTCCCGTAATGGTCGTTAAAAACGACGGCAGGAGGGAGACGTATGCGCGGCAAAAGGTGGAAAAAGCAATACAGATAGCGTGCAATAAACGTCCCGTGTCTCTCGAACAGATATTTTCCATAATAAATGACGTTGAACTTGAACTCGGCAATCTCGGCAGAAGGGAAGTACCGGTTAAAGTGATAGGCGAAACTATCATGAAGAAACTCAAATCTATTGATGAAATCGCTTTTGTCAGATTCGCCAGTGTTTATAAGAAGTACAAAGACACGCAGGAGTTCATCTCCGAAATCCACAGGATGAATTGA